From a single Sphingobium sp. genomic region:
- a CDS encoding CBS domain-containing protein, with amino-acid sequence MTIAIILQGRDSTVFSATPDESVETVAARLADKRIGALPIVDGGKVIGIFSERDLVYGLAAHGPALFGKRVGDVMTAPAIAVTADSPVLSALSLMTRRRIRHLPVVDGTQLIGFVSIGDLVKYRIEKIEAEANAMRDYIQMA; translated from the coding sequence ATGACGATAGCGATCATCCTGCAAGGCCGCGATAGCACGGTTTTCTCGGCAACTCCGGACGAGTCAGTGGAAACAGTGGCGGCGCGACTCGCCGACAAACGGATCGGCGCGCTGCCCATTGTCGATGGCGGTAAAGTGATCGGCATTTTTTCGGAACGCGACCTGGTTTACGGGCTTGCCGCACATGGCCCTGCGCTGTTCGGGAAACGCGTAGGCGATGTGATGACGGCACCGGCAATCGCCGTCACGGCCGACAGCCCCGTCCTGTCGGCCCTGTCCCTGATGACGCGGCGGCGTATCCGCCACCTGCCGGTTGTCGATGGCACGCAGCTGATCGGCTTTGTTTCAATCGGTGATCTGGTGAAATACCGGATCGAGAAGATCGAGGCAGAGGCAAACGCGATGCGCGACTATATCCAGATGGCCTAA
- a CDS encoding Bax inhibitor-1/YccA family protein produces MAEWSDPRVAQAGAGVTIDGKPVAGAATDAGLRAHMLKVYNYMASGVLLTGIVAMLFANSGMAAQVMATPLRWVLIFAPLAFVMVMSFGMHKLSTAALQAMFWGFAIVMGLSMSSIFLVFSGESIARTFFVTAAAFAGLSLYGYTTKKNLSGFGTFLIMGVIGLLIASVVNIFLGSSTLQLVVSFLGVLIFAGLTAYDTQRIKSEYVYFAGHESIGKLAIMGALSLYLDFINMFQFLLSFLGNRE; encoded by the coding sequence ATGGCTGAATGGTCTGATCCGCGGGTTGCGCAAGCCGGTGCGGGCGTAACCATTGATGGCAAGCCGGTTGCGGGTGCCGCAACCGACGCCGGGCTGCGCGCCCATATGCTGAAGGTTTACAACTACATGGCTTCGGGCGTGTTGTTGACCGGTATCGTTGCAATGCTGTTCGCAAATAGCGGCATGGCGGCGCAGGTCATGGCAACACCGCTGCGCTGGGTTTTGATCTTTGCACCGCTCGCCTTCGTCATGGTGATGAGCTTTGGCATGCACAAGCTTTCCACCGCGGCGCTTCAGGCAATGTTCTGGGGCTTTGCGATCGTGATGGGCCTGTCGATGTCTTCGATTTTCCTGGTCTTCTCAGGTGAATCGATCGCGCGCACCTTCTTTGTCACCGCTGCGGCCTTTGCCGGTCTCAGCCTCTACGGCTACACCACGAAGAAGAATCTCAGCGGTTTCGGCACCTTCCTGATCATGGGCGTCATCGGCCTGCTGATCGCGTCGGTTGTGAATATCTTTCTGGGATCGAGCACGCTGCAGCTGGTCGTCAGCTTCCTCGGTGTGCTGATCTTCGCGGGCCTCACCGCTTATGATACCCAGCGTATCAAGAGCGAGTATGTTTATTTCGCAGGCCATGAATCGATCGGCAAACTGGCGATCATGGGTGCGCTCAGCCTCTATCTGGACTTCATCAACATGTTCCAGTTCCTGCTGAGCTTCCTTGGCAACCGCGAATAA
- a CDS encoding oxygenase MpaB family protein has product MSHEIAAIAARVRSQAQALPALYGQIDFDTPPERFADGPDDRTELSEVKGKRRADFLADTEMVARFREYSMLGDITGDAYAALMPKYGFRRTVDMLVEACDKGIDAVADAPPELAALITEMERVPDWLDMRLVEKGAKAERNSAANISPFAIRGAFIATFLNKYSALPMALTGTLSHATAARRVKETATFFTTTVLPGALRRDGPGFKAAAMVRLMHSMVRVNVLSRPGMWDAKVYGIPIPQLDQMPAGLIPIYFMSEKLLEQGRQKFNAEERARVELARYRCYLLGLPEDLLADNPRDIVRIWCTRSATLRYEYDDAICGGLLRATMEAELSKDRSLPARLFRRLERSFSRVFFVNTFLKGDEAAAANVGVPLNGRDKALYAATMAAIIGQTLGHRIASRLPLVDEFADRVLVARLRRQLAGYGHAEFTSDAAEYRPAAG; this is encoded by the coding sequence ATGTCGCATGAAATAGCTGCCATTGCCGCGAGGGTCCGTTCGCAGGCGCAAGCATTGCCGGCGCTTTACGGCCAGATCGATTTCGACACCCCGCCCGAACGCTTTGCCGATGGCCCCGATGACCGCACCGAATTGTCCGAGGTAAAGGGAAAACGCCGCGCCGATTTTCTTGCAGACACCGAAATGGTGGCCCGCTTTCGTGAATATAGCATGCTGGGCGACATCACCGGCGATGCCTATGCTGCGCTGATGCCGAAATATGGCTTTCGTCGCACGGTCGACATGTTGGTGGAGGCTTGTGACAAGGGGATCGACGCGGTTGCCGATGCGCCGCCCGAGCTTGCCGCACTGATCACCGAAATGGAGCGCGTGCCTGACTGGCTTGACATGCGGCTGGTGGAAAAGGGCGCAAAGGCCGAACGCAACAGCGCGGCGAACATTTCCCCCTTCGCGATCAGGGGCGCGTTTATCGCGACTTTCCTCAACAAATATTCTGCGCTGCCGATGGCGCTTACCGGCACGCTTAGCCATGCGACTGCGGCGCGGCGGGTAAAGGAAACCGCGACCTTTTTCACGACCACCGTGCTGCCAGGCGCGCTGCGGCGCGACGGGCCGGGGTTCAAGGCGGCGGCGATGGTGCGGCTGATGCACTCTATGGTGCGCGTCAATGTGCTTTCGCGGCCGGGCATGTGGGATGCAAAAGTCTATGGTATCCCGATCCCGCAACTGGACCAGATGCCGGCCGGGCTGATCCCCATCTATTTCATGTCCGAAAAGCTGCTCGAACAGGGACGCCAAAAATTCAATGCGGAGGAACGGGCGCGGGTCGAACTGGCGCGCTATCGCTGTTACCTGCTGGGGTTGCCCGAAGATCTGTTGGCCGACAATCCGCGAGACATTGTCCGGATATGGTGCACGCGCAGTGCAACGCTGCGCTATGAATATGATGATGCGATCTGCGGCGGCTTGTTGCGCGCGACAATGGAGGCGGAACTGAGCAAGGACAGGTCGCTGCCCGCGCGGCTGTTCCGCAGGCTTGAACGATCCTTTTCACGCGTGTTTTTCGTCAACACCTTCCTGAAGGGCGACGAAGCGGCGGCTGCGAATGTCGGCGTTCCGCTCAACGGCAGGGACAAGGCGCTTTACGCCGCAACGATGGCGGCAATAATCGGACAAACGTTGGGGCACCGGATCGCATCACGGCTGCCGTTGGTCGATGAATTTGCCGACCGGGTTCTGGTCGCGCGGCTTCGGCGGCAGCTCGCAGGCTATGGTCATGCCGAATTCACCAGCGATGCAGCCGAATATCGTCCCGCCGCAGGTTAA
- a CDS encoding low molecular weight protein-tyrosine-phosphatase — translation MAKRQAVSVLMVCLGNICRSPLAEAALRHHAERLGLDLVIDSAGTGDWHAGNPPDPRARQVALRLGGIDIGGLRARQVQAEDFHHFDHIVAMDHSNLRNLSALAPAGAGAQLSLLLDHLPGHEGRAVADPYYGDDAGFEACWRQVDAATGALAQMLRKG, via the coding sequence ATGGCGAAAAGACAGGCAGTTTCGGTGCTGATGGTCTGCCTTGGCAATATCTGTCGGTCGCCCTTGGCAGAGGCAGCGTTACGGCATCATGCGGAGAGGCTGGGCCTTGACCTGGTGATTGATTCTGCGGGGACAGGTGATTGGCATGCCGGCAACCCGCCTGATCCCCGTGCGCGGCAAGTGGCGCTGCGGCTTGGCGGTATTGACATTGGCGGCCTGCGCGCGCGGCAGGTGCAGGCAGAGGATTTCCATCACTTCGATCATATTGTGGCCATGGATCATTCGAACCTGCGCAATCTTTCGGCATTGGCGCCCGCCGGCGCAGGGGCACAACTTTCGTTGCTGCTCGATCATTTGCCGGGCCATGAAGGGCGTGCAGTTGCCGATCCCTATTATGGCGATGATGCGGGTTTCGAGGCTTGCTGGCGCCAGGTCGATGCGGCGACCGGCGCGCTGGCACAGATGCTTCGCAAAGGCTGA